In the Corvus cornix cornix isolate S_Up_H32 chromosome 20, ASM73873v5, whole genome shotgun sequence genome, one interval contains:
- the MC3R gene encoding melanocortin receptor 3, translating into MNTTHFAFSFQPVLLNITEDFNDSILNNRSGDGFCEQVFIKAEVFLTLGIISLLENILVILAVLKNGNLHSPMYFFLCSLAVADMLVSMSNALETVMIAILSNGYLIIDDHFIQHMDNVFDSMICISLVASICNLLVIAIDRYITIFYALRYHSIMTVKKALTLIVLIWVACIICGIIFIAYSESKTVIVCLITMFFTMLLLMASLYVHMFLFARLHVKRIAALPVEGVPPQRTCMKGAVTITILLGVFIVCWAPFFLHLILIISCPMNPYCICYTAHFNTYLVLIMCNSVIDPLIYAFRSLEMRKTFKEIVCCCYGMSVGQCML; encoded by the coding sequence ATGAACACCACACACTTTGCATTCTCATTTCAGCCCGTGCTGCTTAACATCACTGAAGACTTCAATGACTCCATCCTGAACAACAGGAGTGGCGATGGATTTTGCGAGCAGGTCTTCATCAAAGCCGAGGTCTTCTTGACTTTGGGGATCATCAGCCTCCTGGAAAACATCCTTGTCATTCTGGCAGTGCTGAAGAATGGGAACCTGCACTCTCCCATgtatttcttcctctgcagcctggctgtggcagaTATGTTGGTGAGCATGTCGAACGCCCTGGAGACCGTCATGATTGCAATCCTCAGCAACGGCTACCTGATCATCGACGACCACTTCATCCAGCACATGGACAATGTTTTTGACTCAATGATTTGTATTTCTCTGGTAGCCTCCATTTGCAACCTCTTGGTCATAGCCATTGACAGGTATATCACTATTTTCTATGCCCTCCGTTACCACAGCATCATGACGGTGAAGAAAGCCCTGACTCTCATTGTGCTCATTTGGGTGGCTTGCATCATATGTGGCATCATTTTCATTGCCTACTCCGAGAGCAAAACTGTCATTGTGTGTCTCATCACCATGTTCTTCACCATGCTGCTGCTCATGGCCTCGCTGTACGTGCACATGTTCCTGTTCGCCCGCCTGCACGTCAAGCGCATCGCGGCGCTGCCCGTCGAGGGCGTGCCCCCCCAGCGCACCTGCATGAAGGGCGCTGTCACCATCACCATCCTCCTGGGGGTCTTCATTGTCTGCTGGGCACCCTTCTTCCTCCACCTCATCCTCATCATCTCCTGCCCCATGAACCCGTACTGCATCTGCTACACCGCGCACTTCAACACCTACCTGGTGCTGATCATGTGCAACTCGGTCATTGACCCGCTCATTTACGCCTTCAGGAGCCTGGAGATGAGGAAGACTTTCAAAGAAATCGTGTGTTGCTGTTATGGCATGAGTGTGGGACAGTGCATGCTGTGA